In Chroicocephalus ridibundus chromosome 4, bChrRid1.1, whole genome shotgun sequence, one genomic interval encodes:
- the LOC134514955 gene encoding aldehyde dehydrogenase family 3 member B1-like isoform X1 yields the protein MLLYFTSRATTLSVDTGSSFAQLGMQQPLEPPGQQPPGYGKCSPVGGDAGKAAGCSAGSGSSGGIGKGPVICSAVGGNPYAGLVSHLRAVWLSGKTRPMEYRVAQLEALGRFLDEKKQEILEATGSDMGKPSFEAYFTEILLCKNELNDTLNNLSHWMKDEHVDKNLVTQLDSAFIRKDPYGVVLIIAPWNYPLHLFLVPLIGAIAAGNCVVIKPSETTKNTERLVAEMLTCYLDNDCFAVVTAGVQETTRLLENKFDYIFFTGSPSVGRIIMTAAAKHLTPVTLELGGKNPCYVSDTCDVQNVARRVAWGRFFNAGQTCIAPDYVLCSLEMQEKLMPALREAITEFFGSNPRESPDFGRIVGDKQFRRIRALLCSGRVAIGGQTDEKERYIAPTVLADVLPSDPAMQEEIFGPILPIVVVANMDEAIDFINARPRPLAVYAFSCDSKVVNQVLERTSSGGFCGNDTLMHVTLTSLPFGGIGNSGLGKYHGKFTFDTFSHHRGCLHRNMGLEALNALRYPPYTQQKLGLLTATFEIKRKGMCTLL from the exons ggccaccacgcTCTCCGTGGACACCGGCAGCTCCTTCGCGCAGCTCGGCATGCAGCAGCCCCTCGAGCCCCctgggcagcagcccccgggctACGGCAAGTGCAGCCCAGTGGGCGGCGATGCCGGGAAAGCTGCCGGGTGCAGCGCAGGCAGCGGGAGCAGCGGAGGCATCGGGAAAGGGCCGGTGATCTGCAGCGCCGTAGG cggGAACCCCTACGCGGGGCTGGTGAGCCACCTGCGGGCAGTCTGGCTCTCCGGGAAGACACGGCCCATGGAATACCGTGTAGCCCAGCTGGAGGCCCTGGGACGCTTCTTGGATGAGAAGAAGCAGGAGATCCTGGAGGCCACTGGCTCGGACATGGGCAAG CCGTCCTTTGAGGCGTACTTCACCGAGATCCTCCTCTGCAAGAACGAGCTCAACGACACCCTGAACAACCTGTCCCACTGGATGAAGGACGAGCATGTGGACAAGAATCTG GTGACGCAGCTGGACTCGGCCTTCATCCGCAAGGACCCGTACGGGGTGGTACTCATCATCGCGCCCTGGAACTACCCCCTCCACCTCTTCCTAGTGCCCCTCATCGGCGCCATCGCTGCCG GTAACTGTGTCGTCATCAAACCGTCGGAGACGACCAAGAACACTGAGAGACTTGTTGCCGAAATGCTGACCTGCTACCTGGACAAC GACTGCTTTGCCGTGGTGACCGCCGGCGTGCAGGAGACCACCAGGCTGCTGGAGAACAAGTTCGACTACATCTTCTTCACTG GCAGCCCCTCCGTGGGGAGGATCATCATGACAGCCGCTGCCAAGCACCTGACGCCGGTGACGCTGGAGTTGGGGGGCAAGAACCCCTGCTACGTGTCCGACACCTGCGACGTGCAGAACGTGGCCCGGCGGGTGGCCTGGGGCCGCTTCTTCAACGCGGGGCAGACCTGCATCGCGCCCGACTACGTGCTGTGCAGCCTGGAGATGCAGGAGAAGCTGATGCCCGCCCTGCGCGAGGCCATCACCGAGTTTTTTGGGTCCAACCCTCGGGAATCTCCCGACTTCGGCCGCATCGTGGGGGACAAGCAGTTCCGCCGCATCCGGGCGCTGCTGTGCAGCGGGCGCGTGGCCATCGGAGGACAGACGGACGAGAAGGAGCGCTACATCG CTCCCACGGTGCTGGCGGACGTGCTGCCCTCTGATCCTGCCATGCAGGAGGAGATCTTCGGCCCCATCCTGCCCATCGTTGTTGTGGCCAACATGGACGAAGCCATTGACTTCATCAATGCGCGGCCGCGGCCCTTGGCTGTCTACGCCTTCTCCTGCGACAGCAAG gtGGTGAACCAGGTCCTGGAGCGGACCAGCAGCGGTGGCTTCTGCGGCAACGACACCCTGATGCACGTGACGTTGACCTCGCTGCCCTTCGGTGGCATCG GAAACAGCGGCTTGGGGAAATACCACGGCAAGTTCACCTTCGACACCTTCAGCCACCACCGCGGCTGCCTGCACCGCAACATGGGCCTGGAGGCCCTCAACGCCCTGCGCTACCCCCCCTACACCCAGCAGAAACTGGGGCTCTTGACGGCCACCTTCGAGATCAAGCGCAAGGGCATGTGCACCCTGCTCTGA
- the LOC134514958 gene encoding aldehyde dehydrogenase family 3 member B1-like: protein MQQPSGSGAGKAPEDDDGGGRKGSVDDDATSGNPYAGLVSRLRAAWLSGKTRPMEYRVAQLEALGRFLDEKKQEILEATKLDMGKPSFEAEFSEIILCKNELHETLNNLSRWMKDEHVGKNSVTRWDSAFIRKDPYGVVLIIAPWNYPVNLLLGPLVGAIAAGNCVIIKPSEMTKNTERLVAEALPRYLDKDCFAVVTAGVQETTRLLENKFDYIFFTGSPSVGRIIMTAAAKHLTPVTLELGGKNPCYVSDTCDVQNVARRVAWGRFFNAGQTCIAPDYVLCSLEMQEKLLLALSKTVADFYGSSPQKSPDFGRIAGEKHFQRLQDLLCSGQVVIGGETDEKERYIAPTVLADVHPSDPIMQEEIFGPILPIVPVANMDEAIDFINSRERPLVVYAFSSNDKVVNQVLERTSSGGFCGNDTLMHVTLTSLPFGGIGSSGLGMYHGKFTFDTFSHHRACLHRYMGRETFNTLRYPPYTQQKLGMVRAASEVKRKGACTLL, encoded by the exons ATGCAGCAGCCCTCAGGCAGCGGGGCCGGGAAAGCCCCCGAGGATGACGATGGTGGTGGTAGGAAGGGGAGCGTGGACGACGATGCCACAAG cggGAACCCCTACGCGGGGCTGGTGAGCCGCCTGCGGGCAGCCTGGCTCTCCGGGAAGACGCGGCCCATGGAATACCGTGTAGCCCAGTTGGAAGCTCTGGGACGTTTCTTGGATGAGAAGAAGCAGGAGATCCTGGAGGCCACCAAGTTGGACATGGGCAAG ccctCCTTCGAAGCCGAATTCTCCGAGATCATCCTCTGCAAGAACGAGCTCCATGAGACGCTGAACAACCTGTCCCGCTGGATGAAGGACGAGCACGTGGGCAAGAATTCG GTGACCCGGTGGGACTCAGCCTTCATCCGCAAGGACCCGTACGGGGTGGTGCTCATCATCGCACCCTGGAACTACCCCGTCAACCTCCTCCTGGGGCCCCTCGTCGGTGCCATCGCTGCCG GTAACTGTGTCATCATCAAACCCTCGGAGATGACCAAGAACACTGAGAGACTGGTGGCTGAAGCACTGCCCAGATACCTGGACAAG GACTGCTTTGCCGTGGTGACCGCCGGCGTGCAGGAGACCACCAGGCTGCTGGAGAACAAGTTCGACTACATCTTCTTCACTG GCAGCCCCTCCGTGGGGAGGATCATCATGACAGCCGCTGCCAAGCACCTGACGCCGGTGACGCTGGAGTTGGGGGGCAAGAACCCCTGCTACGTGTCCGACACCTGCGACGTGCAGAACGTGGCCCGGCGGGTGGCCTGGGGACGCTTCTTCAACGCGGGGCAGACCTGCATCGCGCCCGACTACGTGCTGTGCAGCCTGGAGatgcaggagaagctgctgctcgCCCTTAGCAAAACCGTCGCAGATTTTTATGGCTCCAGCCCTCAGAAATCTCCCGACTTTGGCCGCATTGCCGGGGAAAAGCACTTCCAGCGGCTGCAGGATCTGCTGTGCAGCGGGCAAGTGGTCATCGGAGGAGAGACGGACGAGAAGGAGCGCTACATTG ctcCCACAGTGCTGGCGGACGTGCATCCCTCCGATCCCATCATGCAGGAGGAGATCTTCGGCCCCATCTTGCCCATTGTCCCTGTGGCCAACATGGACGAAGCCATTGACTTTATCAATAGCCGTGAGCGGCCGCTGGTTGTCTATGCCTTCTCCTCCAACGACAAG gtGGTGAACCAGGTCCTGGAGCGGACCAGCAGCGGTGGCTTCTGCGGCAACGACACCCTGATGCACGTGACGTTGACCTCGCTGCCCTTCGGTGGCATCG GGAGCAGCGGGCTGGGGATGTACCACGGCAAGTTCACCTTCGACACCTTCAGCCACCACCGCGCCTGCCTGCACCGCTACATGGGCCGGGAGACCTTCAACACCCTGCGCTACCCCCCCTACACCCAGCAGAAACTGGGGATGGTCCGGGCCGCCTCGGAGGTGAAGCGCAAGGGTGCCTGCACCCTGCTCTGA
- the LOC134514955 gene encoding aldehyde dehydrogenase family 3 member B1-like isoform X2: protein MQQPLEPPGQQPPGYGKCSPVGGDAGKAAGCSAGSGSSGGIGKGPVICSAVGGNPYAGLVSHLRAVWLSGKTRPMEYRVAQLEALGRFLDEKKQEILEATGSDMGKPSFEAYFTEILLCKNELNDTLNNLSHWMKDEHVDKNLVTQLDSAFIRKDPYGVVLIIAPWNYPLHLFLVPLIGAIAAGNCVVIKPSETTKNTERLVAEMLTCYLDNDCFAVVTAGVQETTRLLENKFDYIFFTGSPSVGRIIMTAAAKHLTPVTLELGGKNPCYVSDTCDVQNVARRVAWGRFFNAGQTCIAPDYVLCSLEMQEKLMPALREAITEFFGSNPRESPDFGRIVGDKQFRRIRALLCSGRVAIGGQTDEKERYIAPTVLADVLPSDPAMQEEIFGPILPIVVVANMDEAIDFINARPRPLAVYAFSCDSKVVNQVLERTSSGGFCGNDTLMHVTLTSLPFGGIGNSGLGKYHGKFTFDTFSHHRGCLHRNMGLEALNALRYPPYTQQKLGLLTATFEIKRKGMCTLL, encoded by the exons ATGCAGCAGCCCCTCGAGCCCCctgggcagcagcccccgggctACGGCAAGTGCAGCCCAGTGGGCGGCGATGCCGGGAAAGCTGCCGGGTGCAGCGCAGGCAGCGGGAGCAGCGGAGGCATCGGGAAAGGGCCGGTGATCTGCAGCGCCGTAGG cggGAACCCCTACGCGGGGCTGGTGAGCCACCTGCGGGCAGTCTGGCTCTCCGGGAAGACACGGCCCATGGAATACCGTGTAGCCCAGCTGGAGGCCCTGGGACGCTTCTTGGATGAGAAGAAGCAGGAGATCCTGGAGGCCACTGGCTCGGACATGGGCAAG CCGTCCTTTGAGGCGTACTTCACCGAGATCCTCCTCTGCAAGAACGAGCTCAACGACACCCTGAACAACCTGTCCCACTGGATGAAGGACGAGCATGTGGACAAGAATCTG GTGACGCAGCTGGACTCGGCCTTCATCCGCAAGGACCCGTACGGGGTGGTACTCATCATCGCGCCCTGGAACTACCCCCTCCACCTCTTCCTAGTGCCCCTCATCGGCGCCATCGCTGCCG GTAACTGTGTCGTCATCAAACCGTCGGAGACGACCAAGAACACTGAGAGACTTGTTGCCGAAATGCTGACCTGCTACCTGGACAAC GACTGCTTTGCCGTGGTGACCGCCGGCGTGCAGGAGACCACCAGGCTGCTGGAGAACAAGTTCGACTACATCTTCTTCACTG GCAGCCCCTCCGTGGGGAGGATCATCATGACAGCCGCTGCCAAGCACCTGACGCCGGTGACGCTGGAGTTGGGGGGCAAGAACCCCTGCTACGTGTCCGACACCTGCGACGTGCAGAACGTGGCCCGGCGGGTGGCCTGGGGCCGCTTCTTCAACGCGGGGCAGACCTGCATCGCGCCCGACTACGTGCTGTGCAGCCTGGAGATGCAGGAGAAGCTGATGCCCGCCCTGCGCGAGGCCATCACCGAGTTTTTTGGGTCCAACCCTCGGGAATCTCCCGACTTCGGCCGCATCGTGGGGGACAAGCAGTTCCGCCGCATCCGGGCGCTGCTGTGCAGCGGGCGCGTGGCCATCGGAGGACAGACGGACGAGAAGGAGCGCTACATCG CTCCCACGGTGCTGGCGGACGTGCTGCCCTCTGATCCTGCCATGCAGGAGGAGATCTTCGGCCCCATCCTGCCCATCGTTGTTGTGGCCAACATGGACGAAGCCATTGACTTCATCAATGCGCGGCCGCGGCCCTTGGCTGTCTACGCCTTCTCCTGCGACAGCAAG gtGGTGAACCAGGTCCTGGAGCGGACCAGCAGCGGTGGCTTCTGCGGCAACGACACCCTGATGCACGTGACGTTGACCTCGCTGCCCTTCGGTGGCATCG GAAACAGCGGCTTGGGGAAATACCACGGCAAGTTCACCTTCGACACCTTCAGCCACCACCGCGGCTGCCTGCACCGCAACATGGGCCTGGAGGCCCTCAACGCCCTGCGCTACCCCCCCTACACCCAGCAGAAACTGGGGCTCTTGACGGCCACCTTCGAGATCAAGCGCAAGGGCATGTGCACCCTGCTCTGA